The Misgurnus anguillicaudatus chromosome 21, ASM2758022v2, whole genome shotgun sequence genome includes a window with the following:
- the LOC141353232 gene encoding lymphocyte antigen 75-like has protein sequence MKASVSLYLFLSLCGLSSALLRNHLFVNKRLYWQDAQKYCREHHDDLSTVSSQEAQQLVKNSQGGNIEFWVGLNTLNSTAWVWSGGEKEAFDYWDDNEPSPGTEHCTALKKLNSKLFNVVCPRNYTFYCMERFELILVQDNKTWEEALDYCRQNYIDLVSINSSRVMAEAINNTMTAQTTNVWIGLRFLAGYWFWVNGGAVEYKAWSGGELQCPPENLQCAALDTENNVWKPEDCNKQLNFFCLRKYKQPK, from the coding sequence ATGAAGGCATCTGTTTCTCTTTACCTGTTTTTGAGTCTCTGTGGACTGAGCTCTGCTCTCCTTAGAAATCACCTTTTTGTGAATAAAAGACTTTACTGGCAAGATGCACAGAAATACTGCAGAGAGCATCATGATGATCTGTCCACCGTTAGCAGTCAAGAGGCACAGCAGCTCGTAAAAAATTCACAGGGTGGTAATATAGAATTCTGGGTTGGACTCAACACTCTAAACTCAACAGCATGGGTTTGGTCCGGAGGTGAAAAAGAAGCATTTGATTATTGGGACGATAACGAACCATCCCCGGGTACTGAGCATTGCACTgctttaaagaaattaaattctAAACTGTTCAATGTTGTGTGCCCTcgaaattatacattttattgcatGGAGAGATTTGAGCTGATTCTGGTGCAGGACAATAAGACTTGGGAAGAGGCTCTGGACTACTGCAGACAAAACTACATTGATCTCGTTAGTATCAACTCGTCGAGGGTAATGGCAGAGGCGATAAATAACACCATGACAGCACAGACAACTAATGTATGGATTGGACTACGGTTTTTAGCTGGATATTGGTTCTGGGTAAATGGGGGAGCTGTTGAATATAAAGCCTGGTCTGGGGGAGAGCTCCAGTGCCCCCCCGAAAATCTCCAGTGTGCAGCTTTGGATACAGAAAACAACGTTTGGAAACCTGAAGACTGCAACAAGCAACTCAACTTTTTCTGTCTTAGGAAGTACAAACAGCCTAAATAG
- the LOC129442390 gene encoding lymphocyte antigen 75-like produces MKASVSLYLFLSLCGLSSALFRKHFYVNKGLYWQDAQKYCREHHDDLSTASSQEAQQLTRNPEFSDPQVGDPRFWVGLNNLNSLNSTEWVWSGGEEEAFDYWADGEPNSATEPCTAILKSNSKLINVVCERNYPFYCMERFEPILVQDNKTWEEALDYCRQNYNDLVSIDSVRTMAEAINNTMTAQTTNVWIGLRFLAGHWFWINGGDVEYKAWSEGELQCPSKNLQCGALDKEHNVWKPEDCEERLNFLCLKKHK; encoded by the coding sequence ATGAAGGCATCTGTTTCTCTTTACCTGTTTTTGAGTCTCTGTGGACTGAGCTCTGCTCTCTTTAGAAAACACTTTTATGTGAATAAAGGACTTTACTGGCAAGATGCACAGAAATACTGCAGAGAGCATCATGATGATCTGTCCACCGCTAGCAGTCAAGAGGCACAGCAGCTCACCCGTAATCCAGAGTTTAGTGATCCACAGGTTGGTGATCCAAGATTCTGGGTTGGACTCAACAATCTAAACAGTCTAAACTCAACAGAATGGGTTTGGTCCGGAGGTGAAGAAGAAGCATTTGATTATTGGGCCGATGGAGAACCAAACTCGGCTACTGAGCCTTGCACTGCTATACTGAAATCAAATTCTAAACTTATCAATGTTGTGTGTGAGCGAAATTATCCATTTTATTGCATGGAGAGATTTGAGCCGATTCTGGTGCAGGACAATAAGACTTGGGAAGAGGCTCTGGACTACTGCAGACAAAACTACAATGATCTCGTCAGTATCGACTCTGTGAGGACAATGGCAGAGGCGATAAATAACACCATGACAGCACAGACAACTAATGTATGGATTGGACTACGGTTTTTAGCTGGACATTGGTTCTGGATCAATGGGGGAGATGTTGAATATAAAGCCTGGTCTGAGGGAGAGCTCCAGTGCCCGTCCAAAAATCTCCAGTGTGGAGCTTTGGATAAAGAACACAACGTTTGGAAACCTGAAGACTGCGAAGAGCGACTCAACTTTTTGTGTCTTAAGAAGCACAAATAG